From one Henckelia pumila isolate YLH828 unplaced genomic scaffold, ASM3356847v2 CTG_80:::fragment_3, whole genome shotgun sequence genomic stretch:
- the LOC140873836 gene encoding MADS-box transcription factor 29-like, whose translation MSPAMSKNRPRRVKDCEEIKEPRKKRRMGIKLIENREALHTTFTKRRQGLFKKATELCDNFAAQTAVIAFSSSGNVYVQGDPKFDPLLKRYLADPTTSVAAAYNGVNGGGVVVAAMTNSENRINEALGKGESAWDRVTMNLGLSELDDMETAMKYVKSKVKMRECLQN comes from the coding sequence ATGAGTCCTGCGATGTCGAAAAATCGTCCCAGAAGAGTGAAGGATTGCGAGGAAATCAAGGAACCCAGAAAGAAGAGAAGGATGGGGATCAAGCTGATCGAGAACAGAGAGGCGCTGCACACGACCTTCACAAAACGGCGTCAAGGCCTCTTCAAGAAGGCCACTGAATTATGCGACAACTTCGCGGCCCAGACGGCGGTCATCGCTTTCTCTAGTTCCGGCAACGTCTACGTCCAAGGAGATCCTAAATTCGACCCGCTTTTGAAGCGCTACCTCGCCGATCCCACTACTTCCGTGGCGGCGGCTTACAATGGTGTGAATGGAGGAGGGGTCGTGGTGGCAGCGATGACGAACTCGGAGAATAGAATTAACGAAGCTTTGGGGAAGGGGGAGTCGGCATGGGATAGGGTTACTATGAATTTAGGGTTGAGTGAGCTTGACGACATGGAGACGGCTATGAAATATGTGAAAAGCAAGGTGAAGATGCGCGAATGTCTGCAGAACTAG
- the LOC140873865 gene encoding uncharacterized protein has translation MGLDDRKTAEAAKVRLVRCPKCENLLPELPDFPLYQCGGCGAVLKAKKKGILEDRLSEKTDDVKGPRISEESSIAHISEVETEKENGTELGVAERSHNDKVSSDGNSTLRVENGGAKSDSEISRRGRERVAIMESKSDDYGSYGSGLARDINQGRDRDLNANGLQYTNFNGERGVKELGPPMESLRSRPLPVEELDVAASIGPVKGVAAQVRFNDYPYRGEGPSSHGMNSYYEYGERARYQDPDIDGQARVKNLENDRAELLRKLDELKDQISRSCDVADRHKERIVPDRRMVSPTLSDHYGRYRAPYVQEGLTSSHGIDKKPLSPYDLESPYLGHMAGYNPYTDRYGSSGRESYPQRGFPHEFLAHGDTYHQEMLRGRALQSESQYMHLPYNEQFPGYYANANQDKIMLHSHENFFHQPACSCVHCRNKNLHLPPKVDHLGVRNQRTQNEPSNLNFHGSINPTPQGLQGYSFGGSGLHQLNSRQPLHMNSSDIDSENIRSNYHHPKKMAVSHRNGGVCRPIAGGAPFITCCNCFELLKLPRKCISSPKMQHKMKCGACSSIISFEVGNNGCIGSVSVHVDQVPNEIDEGSSGTVDENVIYWPGDTNSADLNCDSNDYDDLHAKFSPIDRKSNSVESEKQQDPLSSTLCHLKNEQSPENITSSKHDSSYMESPLEEIKSSQNPELPSKERANRFPDTKVMGQSDDGNRSKRSEPERIAFGGTNFRQNSATEAKVATEMDVSFNEFSNSCVSQDSVETIKEDHRKVNKGGESFFAGLIKKYDKCAGFWGVMGHPCLGIVMPNIEEFNYPMPKNCAAGNTGIFVNGRELHQKDLDLLSSRGLPIIRQRSYNIEISGKVIDERTGEELDLGKLAPT, from the exons ATGGGGCTGGATGATAGGAAGACTGCGGAAGCCGCAAAGGTACGTTTGGTTCGCTGCCCCAAGTGTGAGAATCTCCTTCCAGAACTCCCGGATTTTCCTCTGTATCAATGTGGTGGCTGTGGTGCTGTTCTCAAAG CGAAAAAGAAGGGGATTCTGGAAGACAGATTGTCTGAGAAGACTGACGATGTGAAGGGGCCAAGAATCTCCGAGGAAAGTAGTATAGCTCATATTTCGGAGGTTGAAACGGAAAAAGAAAATGGAACCGAACTTGGTGTGGCAGAGAGGAGTCATAACGATAAAGTGTCTTCCGATGGTAATTCAACTTTGCGAGTTGAAAATGGAGGAGCGAAATCTGATTCTGAAATAAGTAGGCGAGGAAGAGAAAGGGTGGCAATAATGGAAAGCAAGAGTGATGATTATGGGTCATATGGTTCAGGTCTGGCTCGTGACATAAATCAGGGAAGAGACCGTGATTTGAATGCCAATGGGCTACAATATACTAATTTTAATGGTGAACGTGGAGTTAAAGAATTGGGGCCTCCAATGGAGTCTTTAAGGTCAAGGCCATTACCTGTGGAGGAACTGGATGTGGCAGCCTCTATAGGTCCTGTCAAAGGTGTTGCGGCACAGGTGAGGTTTAATGACTATCCTTACCGTGGTGAGGGGCCATCGAGTCATGGAATGAACTCTTATTATGAATATGGTGAGAGGGCTAGATATCAGGATCCAGATATCGATGGGCAAGCTAGAGTTAAAAATTTGGAGAACGACCGAGCCGAGCTCCTGAGGAAACTAGATgagttgaaggatcaaattAGTCGGTCTTGTGATGTGGCTGACAGACATAAGGAAAGAATTGTTCCTGATCGGAGGATGGTTTCTCCAACTCTGTCCGATCATTATGGTAGATATCGTGCTCCTTATGTTCAAGAAGGCTTGACTAGTTCACATGGCATAGACAAGAAGCCACTTTCTCCCTATGATTTAGAATCCCCATATTTAGGTCATATGGCAGGATATAATCCTTACACAGATAGATACGGTTCAAGTGGTCGGGAATCATATCCTCAAAGAGGGTTCCCCCACGAGTTTTTGGCACATGGTGACACTTACCATCAAGAAATGCTTCGGGGGCGGGCTCTCCAATCAGAGTCTCAATACATGCATCTGCCATATAATGAGCAGTTTCCTGGCTACTATGCGAATGCCAATCAAGACAAAATCATGTTACACTCACACGAAAACTTTTTCCACCAGCCCGCATGCTCGTGTGTGCATTGTCGTAATAAGAACTTGCATTTACCTCCTAAGGTCGATCACTTGGGTGTTCGTAACCAAAGGACTCAAAATGAACCTTCTAATCTGAATTTTCATGGCTCTATAAATCCTACTCCACAGGGACTGCAGGGTTATAGTTTTGGAGGCTCAGGACTGCATCAGTTGAATTCTCGGCAGCCTTTACATATGAATTCAAGTGACATTGATTCCGAAAATATTCGTTCCAATTACCATCATCCCAAAAAGATGGCGGTAAGTCATAGAAATGGAGGGGTGTGTCGTCCCATTGCAGGTGGTGCACCATTTATTACCTGCTGCAATTGCTTTGAGTTACTGAAATTGCCCAGAAAATGCATTTCTTCCCCAAAAATGCAACACAAAATGAAATGTGGGGCTTGTTCTTCGATAATATCATTTGAGGTTGGGAATAATGGATGTATTGGATCAGTTTCTGTGCATGTTGATCAAGTTCCAAATGAGATTGACGAGGGCTCTAGTGGCACAGTGGATGAAAACGTGATATATTGGCCTGGTGATACTAATAGTGCAGATTTGAACTGTGACTCAAATGATTATGATGATTTGCATGCCAAGTTTTCTCCAATAGATAGGAAATCTAATTCTGTTGAATCTGAGAAGCAGCAGGATCCTCTTTCTTCAACTTTATGTCACCTCAAGAACGAGCAAAGCCCAGAAAATATAACATCAAGTAAACATGATTCCTCGTATATGGAGTCACCTTTAGAAGAAATTAAGTCCTCACAAAATCCTGAATTGCCTTCTAAAGAACGGGCCAATCGTTTTCCTGATACTAAAGTGATGGGGCAATCTGATGATGGAAACAGAAGCAAGCGATCCGAGCCTGAGAGAATTGCCTTTGGTGGGACCAACTTTCGGCAAAATTCTGCGACAGAAGCAAAAGTGGCAACTGAGATGGACGTGTCCTTCAACGAATTTTCTAACAGCTGCGTTTCTCAAGACTCGGTGGAAACAATTAAAGAAGATCACCGTAAGGTCAACAAAGGGGGTGAGTCTTTCTTTGCAGGTCTCATCAAAAA GTATGACAAATGTGCCGGCTTTTGGGGTGTGATGGGCCACCCTTGTCTTGGCATTGTCATG CCAAACATTGAAGAATTCAACTATCCAATGCCAAAAAATTGTGCTGCTGGAAATACTGGAATTTTCGTTAACGGACGGGAACTTCACCAGAAAGATTTAGATTTGCTTTCTAGCAGAGGGCTTCCCATCATAAGACAACGGTCTTATAACATTGAGATATCAGGGAAGGTGATCGATGAGCGCACTGGAGAGGAACTAGATCTTGGCAAACTCGCTCCAACGTAA
- the LOC140873879 gene encoding uncharacterized protein isoform X2 — MTSKRKRINRNEPKEEETKGQPLIEEGAEQTCAITQKKGEKAPVIVFAHGAGAPSSSDWMIRWKDMLAEALNAVEVVTFDYPYFSGGKKRSPPKAEKLVDFHCDVVKEATSKYPGHPLILAGKSMGSRVSCMVAGESGISASAIICLGYPLKGTNGALRDDTLLQLTVPVMFVQGSKDGLCPLDKLETVMKKMKCVNTLHVIDGGDHSFKIGKKYLQSVGSNQEEKENKAVEAIATFVSVL, encoded by the exons ATGACTTCGAAGCGCAAGCGCATTAACAGGAACGAACCTAAAGAAGAAGAAACTAAAGGCCAACCACTTATAGAGGAGGGAGCTGAACAAACTTGTGCGATAACTCAGAAGAAGGGAGAGAAAGCACCTGTTATCGTCTTTGCTCATGGGGCGGGTGCTCCTTCCTCGTCGGATTGGATGATCAG ATGGAAAGATATGCTGGCCGAGGCCTTAAATGCTGTTGAAGTAGTGACATTTGACTACCCTT ATTTTTCTGGAGGCAAGAAAAGATCACCTCCGAAGGCCGAAAAATTAGTTGATTTTCATTGTGACGTGGTAAAGGAGGCCACTTCTAAGTACCCAGGGCATCCATTAATCTTGGCGGGGAAATCTATGGGATCAAG GGTCAGCTGCATGGTTGCTGGAGAAAGTGGCATTTCTGCTTCAGCTATAATTTGTTTGGGATACCCACTAAAG GGCACGAATGGCGCGTTACGAGATGATACCCTTCTGCAACTTACCGTCCCTGTTATGTTTGTGCAG GGTAGTAAAGATGGACTCTGTCCACTGGACAAGTTGGAAACTGTAATGAAGAAAATGAAATGCGTTAACACATTGCATGTGATTGATGGTGGCGATCACTCTTTCAAAATCGGGAAGAAGTATCTACAGTCTGTTGGATCCAatcaagaagaaaaagaaaacaaagctGTCGAGGCAATAGCAACGTTTGTTTCCGTACTGTAA
- the LOC140873879 gene encoding uncharacterized protein isoform X4 — protein MTSKRKRINRNEPKEEETKGQPLIEEGAEQTCAITQKKGEKAPVIVFAHGAGAPSSSDWMIRWKDMLAEALNAVEVVTFDYPYFSGGKKRSPPKAEKLVDFHCDVVKEATSKYPGHPLILAGKSMGSRVSCMVAGESGISASAIICLGYPLKVGRFFRVQARMARYEMIPFCNLPSLLCLCRVVKMDSVHWTSWKL, from the exons ATGACTTCGAAGCGCAAGCGCATTAACAGGAACGAACCTAAAGAAGAAGAAACTAAAGGCCAACCACTTATAGAGGAGGGAGCTGAACAAACTTGTGCGATAACTCAGAAGAAGGGAGAGAAAGCACCTGTTATCGTCTTTGCTCATGGGGCGGGTGCTCCTTCCTCGTCGGATTGGATGATCAG ATGGAAAGATATGCTGGCCGAGGCCTTAAATGCTGTTGAAGTAGTGACATTTGACTACCCTT ATTTTTCTGGAGGCAAGAAAAGATCACCTCCGAAGGCCGAAAAATTAGTTGATTTTCATTGTGACGTGGTAAAGGAGGCCACTTCTAAGTACCCAGGGCATCCATTAATCTTGGCGGGGAAATCTATGGGATCAAG GGTCAGCTGCATGGTTGCTGGAGAAAGTGGCATTTCTGCTTCAGCTATAATTTGTTTGGGATACCCACTAAAGGTTGGCCGCTTTTTTAGAGTACA GGCACGAATGGCGCGTTACGAGATGATACCCTTCTGCAACTTACCGTCCCTGTTATGTTTGTGCAG GGTAGTAAAGATGGACTCTGTCCACTGGACAAGTTGGAAACTGTAA
- the LOC140873879 gene encoding uncharacterized protein isoform X3, with translation MTSKRKRINRNEPKEEETKGQPLIEEGAEQTCAITQKKGEKAPVIVFAHGAGAPSSSDWMIRWKDMLAEALNAVEVVTFDYPYFSGGKKRSPPKAEKLVDFHCDVVKEATSKYPGHPLILAGKSMGSRVSCMVAGESGISASAIICLGYPLKVGRFFRVQARMARYEMIPFCNLPSLLCLCRWTLSTGQVGNCNEENEMR, from the exons ATGACTTCGAAGCGCAAGCGCATTAACAGGAACGAACCTAAAGAAGAAGAAACTAAAGGCCAACCACTTATAGAGGAGGGAGCTGAACAAACTTGTGCGATAACTCAGAAGAAGGGAGAGAAAGCACCTGTTATCGTCTTTGCTCATGGGGCGGGTGCTCCTTCCTCGTCGGATTGGATGATCAG ATGGAAAGATATGCTGGCCGAGGCCTTAAATGCTGTTGAAGTAGTGACATTTGACTACCCTT ATTTTTCTGGAGGCAAGAAAAGATCACCTCCGAAGGCCGAAAAATTAGTTGATTTTCATTGTGACGTGGTAAAGGAGGCCACTTCTAAGTACCCAGGGCATCCATTAATCTTGGCGGGGAAATCTATGGGATCAAG GGTCAGCTGCATGGTTGCTGGAGAAAGTGGCATTTCTGCTTCAGCTATAATTTGTTTGGGATACCCACTAAAGGTTGGCCGCTTTTTTAGAGTACA GGCACGAATGGCGCGTTACGAGATGATACCCTTCTGCAACTTACCGTCCCTGTTATGTTTGTGCAG ATGGACTCTGTCCACTGGACAAGTTGGAAACTGTAATGAAGAAAATGAAATGCGTTAA
- the LOC140873879 gene encoding uncharacterized protein isoform X1 encodes MTSKRKRINRNEPKEEETKGQPLIEEGAEQTCAITQKKGEKAPVIVFAHGAGAPSSSDWMIRWKDMLAEALNAVEVVTFDYPYFSGGKKRSPPKAEKLVDFHCDVVKEATSKYPGHPLILAGKSMGSRVSCMVAGESGISASAIICLGYPLKVGRFFRVQARMARYEMIPFCNLPSLLCLCSKDGLCPLDKLETVMKKMKCVNTLHVIDGGDHSFKIGKKYLQSVGSNQEEKENKAVEAIATFVSVL; translated from the exons ATGACTTCGAAGCGCAAGCGCATTAACAGGAACGAACCTAAAGAAGAAGAAACTAAAGGCCAACCACTTATAGAGGAGGGAGCTGAACAAACTTGTGCGATAACTCAGAAGAAGGGAGAGAAAGCACCTGTTATCGTCTTTGCTCATGGGGCGGGTGCTCCTTCCTCGTCGGATTGGATGATCAG ATGGAAAGATATGCTGGCCGAGGCCTTAAATGCTGTTGAAGTAGTGACATTTGACTACCCTT ATTTTTCTGGAGGCAAGAAAAGATCACCTCCGAAGGCCGAAAAATTAGTTGATTTTCATTGTGACGTGGTAAAGGAGGCCACTTCTAAGTACCCAGGGCATCCATTAATCTTGGCGGGGAAATCTATGGGATCAAG GGTCAGCTGCATGGTTGCTGGAGAAAGTGGCATTTCTGCTTCAGCTATAATTTGTTTGGGATACCCACTAAAGGTTGGCCGCTTTTTTAGAGTACA GGCACGAATGGCGCGTTACGAGATGATACCCTTCTGCAACTTACCGTCCCTGTTATGTTTGTGCAG TAAAGATGGACTCTGTCCACTGGACAAGTTGGAAACTGTAATGAAGAAAATGAAATGCGTTAACACATTGCATGTGATTGATGGTGGCGATCACTCTTTCAAAATCGGGAAGAAGTATCTACAGTCTGTTGGATCCAatcaagaagaaaaagaaaacaaagctGTCGAGGCAATAGCAACGTTTGTTTCCGTACTGTAA
- the LOC140873835 gene encoding probable WRKY transcription factor 53, with product MESPVNWEYQTLVNELTQGMEKTKQLRFHLCTTSQNQAQDLLMQRILSSYEKALLILKWTGSKQQDQVVATAPTSVALESSVSVDGSPRSEGLNKNLGDHQDYVNPSKKRKLQPTWTEQVKVNSESGLEGPTDDGFSWRKYGQKDILGAKYPRSYYRCTYRLVQDCWATKQVQRSDDDPTVFDITYRGTHTCNHSTVAVPPPASPEKQEVKRDIISNCHPQPQQLNQTLSSLKSNLRVNTEDLNNDETPVHFSFPSTFGSYDSENCYFPLSDLDGNHHQSTYSGTYSSLFLSPAASESNYFTTGTYNSMKSNWGGANLQHAEADIAEIMSAHASTTNSPIGGVEFSIDPVLDPNFPFHSTEFFTQSNFEC from the exons ATGGAGAGTCCTGTAAACTGGGAATATCAGACACTTGTCAATGAGCTCACTCAAGGAATGGAGAAAACGAAGCAGCTTCGATTTCATCTGTGCACGACTTCTCAAAACCAAGCTCAAGACTTGCTGATGCAGAGGATTTTGTCTTCTTATGAAAAGGCTCTGCTGATTCTGAAATGGACGGGATCGAAACAGCAAGATCAAGTTGTGGCGACGGCGCCAACATCAGTTGCGCTCGAGTCTTCCGTATCGGTTGATGGAAGTCCAAGAAGTGAGGGTCTGAACAAGAATCTCGGGGATCATCAGGATTACGTAAATCCCTCAAAGAAAAG AAAGCTGCAGCCCACTTGGACAGAACAAGTGAAAGTTAACTCTGAAAGTGGACTCGAAGGCCCTACTGACGATGGATTTAGTTGGAGAAAGTATGGACAAAAGGACATCTTGGGAGCCAAATATCCAAG GAGCTACTACAGATGTACGTACCGTCTGGTTCAAGATTGTTGGGCAACGAAGCAAGTGCAAAGATCTGATGATGATCCGACCGTATTCGATATCACCTACAGAGGAACACACACTTGCAACCACTCCACTGTTGCAGTCCCACCACCAGCATCACCTGAGAAACAAGAGGTGAAACGTGATATTATTTCTAACTGTCATCCTCAACCACAACAGCTGAACCAGACACTTTCTAGCTTGAAATCTAACCTCAGAGTCAACACTGAGGATTTAAACAATGATGAAACACCGGTCCACTTCTCTTTTCCATCAACATTTGGTTCCTATGACAGCGAAAACTGCTATTTTCCATTATCTGATCTTGATGGAAACCACCACCAGAGCACATATTCAGGAACATATTCGTCACTGTTTTTATCTCCAGCCGCATCAGAGTCGAACTACTTCACTACAGGGACTTATAACTCCATGAAGAGCAATTGGGGAGGTGCTAATTTGCAGCATGCAGAAGCTGATATTGCTGAGATCATGTCAGCCCATGCTTCAACAACTAATTCCCCGATTGGAGGTGTGGAGTTCTCGATTGATCCTGTTCTCGACCCAAACTTCCCATTCCACAGCACAGAATTTTTCACCCAGTCGAACTTTGAATGTTGA